Below is a window of Candidatus Cloacimonadota bacterium DNA.
ATTTATTTCATGTTTTACATCCTGCAAAAATGGGTCATCTTTCTTAAGTGTAATCTCAATCAATATATTGTTCTTCTCATCCACTCCGATATATTTTACTAATCTTAAAGAAATAATGTCCACACCGATTTTTCCGTAGATGACTTTGTTCAACTCCCTCTCAATATTTTTCTTGTTTAATCCCTCATCAAATCTTTTTCCTAATTTCTTTCTTTCATAGTCCTTAATTGCAGAGCGGAGTGCATCTACAGCAAGTACAGAGCAGTGCATTTTTATTGGTGGTAAACCCCCCAAGGCATCTGCGGCTTGCTTCCAGGTAATCTTCTTTGCGTCTTCCAGTGTTTTACCCATTGCTAAATCTGTAATAATTGAAGCAGTTGCAATATTGGATGCACAGCCATAGGACTGGAATTTGATGTCTTCAATTTTGTAAGATTTTGGGTCAACTTTAAGGTAAACAGAAAGTTGGTCACCACATGCCGGGCTTCCTTCAGTTGCC
It encodes the following:
- a CDS encoding iron-sulfur cluster assembly scaffold protein, with protein sequence MAIKYSEKVIEHFQNPHNVGKIENPDAMATEGSPACGDQLSVYLKVDPKSYKIEDIKFQSYGCASNIATASIITDLAMGKTLEDAKKITWKQAADALGGLPPIKMHCSVLAVDALRSAIKDYERKKLGKRFDEGLNKKNIERELNKVIYGKIGVDIISLRLVKYIGVDEKNNILIEITLKKDDPFLQDVKHEINERLEKFPDIGKIKISLV